The DNA sequence GGCCCCCGAAATCGCTTCCAGGCTGTTGTCGTCGATCGCCTCTCTGAGCCAACCGGCCGAGAATTCGCCCGACAGCTTCTCGCCCATGTCGAGTTGCAAGCCGGCGCGGGCGCCAAGACGCGTCGAGGAGCGCTCGAAGCCTTCATTGTCGATGCGCTGGTCGTAGGCCCGGCGGCCGACCTCGATCTCGGTGAAGGGCGTGAGCGCGGGGGAGATCTCGTAGCCGGTGCGCAAGGTTGCAGTGTAGAGCGTATTGTCCTGATCTTTCTGCGACAGCGAGGTGCCGTCCGAGAGCTTGGCGTCACCATAGAAGTCGTGCGAGACCGCCCCGGTCAACGTATACTGCATCTTGCCGACGGCCTTTTCGACGCCGATGCTGCCGTCGATGGTCTGCCGCAGCGGCTGGGTGCTGACGCCAGCGATGGCATCGGGCGAGGACGCGGATTCCGGCACGGCTTCGTAGCCGAGCTTGGCGATGGCACGCAAGTCATTGTCGAGGTCGACATCGAGCTGGCCTTCGATGCGCCCCTGCGCATCGTGAACCTGGTAGCCCGACACGGTTTCACGGAAAATTCCGTAGCCGTCGATGGTCGCGGCGTTTTCACGCCAGTCGGAAGCGGCGGTAAAGCGCAGCGCCGTCTCGGACAGCAGCGCCGATGTGCCGGCACTGCTCGAATCGCCGTTCGTCGTCGCCGTCAGCCCCTGTTCGATGGTCGGCCGGATGATGAAGGAGCCCCATTTGACGCCGGTGGCGGCGAACGGATCGTCCTCGGCTTTCTTGTTCTGGCCCTCGATTGCAGCGGTGCGCTCGGCGCCAGGGTCGAGTTTCTGCCTGTCCACACTGTCGATGGTGAGTGCACGGCGATTGGCCGCTTCCTGATCCGCCGCGATATCGGCGGTGTCGTCGGTCGCGGCCGTCGTGGCGGTGGTGGTTGGATCCGTAGCCGCCATGGTGTTCTTTTTCTTCTTCTTTTTGTCGGCGACCTTGTCCTTTGCCTTATCGGCCGCATTCTGCCTGGCGGTCGAAGCGCGGCGTGGCTTGGGCGGCGTGGGCGCGTCGGCGGAGGCATCGTCGCCGGCCTGGGGCGGGTCGAAGACGCTGGTGGTCGAGTTCGCGGCGTCCGCGTCGTCAGGCACGGCGCTGGCGCTGGCCGGCAGATAGGTTCGCGCCGGCGCATTGTCCTGCGCGGCCGCGTTGGCCGCCGCTTGCTGTGCAAGAACCAGGTTTCTCGCCTTGCGCTGCTGGTCGGACAGAATCGCCGATTCCGACACTTCTCCGCGCAGTTCCGTTTCCTGGGCATGGAGTGGCGTGGAACGCAGCAAGGCAAGGATGCTGGTCGCCAGCAGCAAGGCGCAGATCGCCTTGCCCTGTCGTCCTCTCAATTTTTCTGGCTGGACCCCGGACATCGCCACCACTGCCTGCGCGGCGCACGCGCGCCATACTTACCGAACCGTAAATGGGGATGGTTAACGGAGGGTTGAGGCCGCGCGCAGGACTGGCTCCAAACGCGGATTTCCGCGGGCGACAATGCGGGTCCGCGTCGTGCCTTCTATTTTGATCCTTGTCGTCGTCCCCAACGACCATACACATCCGGCCGCCATGCAGAGGCCATTTCTGTTGGACAGGCGGGCGGCAAAGCGCTAATCGCATCACCCATGCATGCGAGATCTCTCGATAAGAAGCCTCTGGACAGGCAAGCGTCGATCGAATCGGCGCTGAGAACGGTAACAACCGAACAGGCGGGAATCGCGGCCCTTGCCGAGGCGCTTGAGAACGGACTGGCGGCACCCTTTGCCCAGGCCGTCGAGACGATCTCGAAGATCGAGGGCCGGCTCATCGTCACCGGTGTCGGCAAAAGCGGCCATATCGGTTCGAAGATCGCCGCTACGCTGGCCTCGACCGGCACGCCGGCCTTCTTCGTCCATCCCGTCGAGGCCAATCATGGCGATCTCGGCATGATCGCCAGGGACGACGCCATCGTCGCGATCTCGTGGTCGGGCGAGAGCAAGGAGATGATGGGCATCGTCGCCTATTCCAGGCGCTTCTCCATTCCACTCATCGCCATCACCTCCGGAGAAACCTCGGCGCTGGCGCGCGCGGCCGACGTCGTGCTGCTTTTGCCGCGCACCCCGGAAG is a window from the Mesorhizobium australicum WSM2073 genome containing:
- a CDS encoding outer membrane beta-barrel protein, with translation MSGVQPEKLRGRQGKAICALLLATSILALLRSTPLHAQETELRGEVSESAILSDQQRKARNLVLAQQAAANAAAQDNAPARTYLPASASAVPDDADAANSTTSVFDPPQAGDDASADAPTPPKPRRASTARQNAADKAKDKVADKKKKKKNTMAATDPTTTATTAATDDTADIAADQEAANRRALTIDSVDRQKLDPGAERTAAIEGQNKKAEDDPFAATGVKWGSFIIRPTIEQGLTATTNGDSSSAGTSALLSETALRFTAASDWRENAATIDGYGIFRETVSGYQVHDAQGRIEGQLDVDLDNDLRAIAKLGYEAVPESASSPDAIAGVSTQPLRQTIDGSIGVEKAVGKMQYTLTGAVSHDFYGDAKLSDGTSLSQKDQDNTLYTATLRTGYEISPALTPFTEIEVGRRAYDQRIDNEGFERSSTRLGARAGLQLDMGEKLSGEFSAGWLREAIDDNSLEAISGATLNADLKWSPQRGTTIGLTGKTTVETTTTSGESGDILYSGRLTGERVIRSNLTANAALGLDWRDYVGIDGHDRILSAEAGLTWWLNRYAGLTSRVRTEKLTSNLPGRDYTANSIFVGVKVQR